A single window of Nicotiana sylvestris chromosome 5, ASM39365v2, whole genome shotgun sequence DNA harbors:
- the LOC138868373 gene encoding uncharacterized protein translates to MGQEVGQGLGGGWGSKEDKGNKGVYRLRIGSWNVGTLTGKSIELAKILQKRRFNIVCLQETRECTINIVSAYAPHAGLDEEVKRHFWEGLDEIVCHILPAEQLFIGGDFNGHIGSTVGGYGMVHGGFSYGERNG, encoded by the exons ATGGGGCAGGAAGTAGGGCAGGGTTTAGGGGGTGGGTGGGGAAGCAAGGAAGATAAAGGGAACAAGGGTGTCTATAGGTTGAGAATTGGGTCATGGAACGTAGGTACATTGACGGGTAAGTCTATAGAACTGGCAAAGATCCTCCAAAAGAGGAGGTTCAATATAGTATGTCTCCAGGAGACAAG AGAGTGCACCATAAACATTGTTAGCGCCTATGCGCCTCATGCGGGCCTAGATGAGGAGGTTAAACGCCACTTTTGGGAGGGGTTAGATGAGATTGTGTGCCACATTTTGCCTGCTGAGCAGCtattcataggaggggatttcaatggtcatattgggtcgacCGTAGGTGGTTATGGCATGGTTCATGGAGGCTTCAGTTATGGGGAGAGGAATGGATGA
- the LOC138868372 gene encoding uncharacterized protein, which translates to MRYLILNFAKAFRLVIANSSFPKREAHLVTFQNTVAKTQIDYLLLRRCDRGLCKDCKVIPDEILVTPHRLMVMDIGIMLKRRKRFARGRPRIRWGALTKDKAQELERQLSAMRAWGRSGDASTMWSKTSKCIKEAAREVLGVSTGISGGHKGDWWWNEVVQGKVKAKKVVYLKLVGSIGEEERRACVERYKVARKEAKLEVTKAKTAAYGRMYEELGKKGREKKLFRLAKLRERKARDLDQVRCIKDEDGRVLTEDVHIKRRWQTYFHKLLNEEGDRDIVLDELERSESPRDSGYCGCIKVDKLVEDIRKMSRDRATGTDEIPMEFWKSVGIAGLEWLTGLFNVIFKAKRMPEE; encoded by the coding sequence ATGAGGTACCTAATTTTGAACTTCGCTAAGGCTTTTAGGTTGGTGATTGCGAACTCTAGCTTCCCGAAGAGAGAGGCGCATTTGGTTACTTTTCAAAATACAGTGGcaaagactcagattgactatctcctcctcaggaggtgTGACAGAGGATTGTGCAAAGATTGCAAGGTGATTCCGGATGAGATACTCGTGACACCGCATAGGTTAATGGTGATGGACATTGGTATTATGTTAAAGAGGAGAAAAAGGTTTGCTCGAGGAAGACCGAGGATCAGGTGGggagccttaactaaggataaagcccaAGAGTTGGAGAGGCAGTTGTCGGCTATGAGAGCTTGGGGGAGAAGTGGTGACGCAAGCACTATGTGGTCAAAGACATCCAAATGTATAAAGGAGgctgcgagagaggtgttaggggtctcgaCGGGCATCTCTGGTgggcacaaaggagactggtggtggaatgaagtggtTCAAGGTAAAGTGAAAGCGAAGAAGGTGGTGTACCTAAAGTTAGTGGGGAGCATAGGTGAGGAAGAAAGGCGAGCGTGCGTagaaaggtataaggtagctaggaaggaagctAAGCTGGAGGTTACGAAGGCTAAAACTGCAGCTTATGGTCGtatgtatgaggaactagggaaaAAAGGCAGGGAGAAAAAGTTATTCCGGTTGGCCAAGCtgagagagaggaaggctcgggatttggaccaagtgagatgCATCAAGGATGAAGATGGTAGAGTTTTGACGGAGGATGTGCATATTAAGAGAAGATGGCAGACTtattttcataaacttctaaatgaagaaggggatcGGGATATTGTACTAGACGAATTGGAACGTTCCGAGAGTCCCCGTGACTCTGGGTACTGCGGGTGTATCAAGGTCGATAAGCTCGTAGAAGATATACGTAAGATGAGTAGGGATAGAGCGACCGGGACAGATGAGATTCCGATGGAATTTTGGAAGAGCGTGGGAATAGCAGGTTTGGAGTGGTTGACTGGGTTGTTCAATGTTATTTTTAAGGCAAAGAGGATGCCAGAGGAGTGA
- the LOC104220051 gene encoding uncharacterized protein, which produces MAINGQILALLRGFHTESVKRIKQKVNNLPCLTFANPTWAKVVETDASDMVMIMKPTYRPPRQRGKGRASTDDRGNNILAQMKNQKLVVVNIAGVITEDSNNNNNNNNNNNNNGYFRKYIKGHEMVGLSVVLEGNENITGTKTNVAITATATCATSSFSNIVNKASTVTIKPFSPNITISSPFCTQNSFAAIAMATTNCGFLDSCFLCKQKLLPGQDIYMYKGDRAFCSVECRCSHIFKDEEETTKTKPKDNCSLASIKPQASSSTSTC; this is translated from the exons ATGGCAATTAATGGCCAGATACTTGCCTTATTAAGGGGCTT TCATACTGAATCAGTCAAGAGAATAAAGCAGAAGGTTAATAACCTTCCCTGTTTGACTTTCGCTAATCCCACTTGGGCAAAGGTTGTAGAAACTGATGCCTCTGATATGGTTATG ATTATGAAGCCTACATACAGACCTCCTCGACAAAGAGGAAAAGGAAGGGCATCTACCGATGATAGAGGGAATAATATTCTCGCCCAAATGAAAAACCAAAAACTAGTTGTTGTTAATATAGCAGGAG TCATAACAGAggatagtaataataataataataataataataataataataataat GGTTATTTCAGAAAATACATAAAAGGCCATGAGATGGTAGGACTAAGTGTAGTACTCGAAGGCAATGAAAATATAACTGGGACGAAAACAAATGTGGCTATTACTGCAACTGCAACTTGTGCTACATCTTCTTTTTCAAATATAGTCAACAAAGCCAGTACTGTGACAATCAAACCTTTTTCGCCTAACATTACAATATCCTCTCCTTTTTGCACTCAAAACTCTTTTGCAGCCATAGCCATGGCCACTACTAATTGTGGATTTCTTGATTCTTGTTTTCTTTGTAAGCAGAAGCTCTTACCTGGCCAAGACATCTACATGTACAA GGGTGATCGGGCATTTTGCAGCGTGGAGTGCAGGTGCAGCCATATTTTCAAGGATGAAGAAGAAACTACAAAGACAAAACCAAAAGATAACTGTTCATTAGCCTCCATTAAACCTCAAGCTTCTTCTTCGACATCTACGTGCTGA
- the LOC138868371 gene encoding uncharacterized protein produces the protein MTTTTRVIVDRAIAEMIIAGLTGQLKGWWDNYLTHDQRFQIMNATKTEEDRTVQNLIYSLVMNIIEHFSRRWSDNSETIRTMLQNLRCKTLTFFRWYKDIFLSRVMELPESNNTHWKSKFIDGLPPLFAKRIRKEGLALCNEIKLNQQIKKHRLTERQQLGEFCEQFTIDIPSNKKKSHKKQDFKRKKGSPEKCLKRYERTQKRKAFHKSKKGYIKSKNPQACYKCGRVGHYAKDCKVKDKIKDLDLDDSIKESLYKILLNSSPDISDTDEENSSTSEDLRVLQEEHYISSSEDEQEFYLKINVLTNDSMIELLRVIKDAELRSQIIDKLPMNSEVGTEVEEIPSQKGPYHV, from the exons ATGACCACTACCACCAGGGTTATAGTGG ATAGGGCAATTGCAGAAATGATTATTGCTGGATTAACTGGTCAGCTAAaaggctggtgggataattatctcACCCATGACCAGCGCTTTCAAATAATGAATGCGACCAAGACTGAAGAAGATAGGACTGTTCAAAACTTAATCTATTCCTTAGTCATGAATATCATCGAGCACTTCTCTAGAAGATGGTCTGATAATAGTGAGACCATTAGAACGATGCTCCAAAATCTGAGGTGTAAAACCCTCACATtttttagatggtataaagatattTTCTTATCCAGAGTGATGGAACTACCAGAGAGTAATAATACTCATTGGAAGTCTAAATTCATAGATGGACTCCCTCCCTTATTTGCTAAAAGGATTCGAAAG GAAGGTTTAGCTCTGTGTAATGAGATTAAACTAAACCAGCAAATTAAGAAACATCGTCTCACTGAGAGACAACAATTGGGCGAATTCTGTGAACAATTCACCATTGACATACCTTCTAATAAGAAGAAATCCCATAAGAAACAGGATTTCAAGAGAAAAAAGGGTTCGCCTGAAAAATGTTTGAAACGTTATGAACGAACCCAGAAAAGAAAGGCTTTTCATAAATCCAAAAAGGGTTATATTAAATCAAAGAACCCTCAGGCCTGTTATAAATGTGGAAGAGTAGGCCATTATGCAAAAGATTGCAAGGTCAAAGATAAAATCAAAGACCTTGATTTAGATGATAGTATCAAAGAATCGTTATATAAGATTCTTTTAAATTCTTCACCAGATATATCTGACACTGATGAAGAAAATTCATCAACAAGTGAAGACTTACGAGTCCTTCAAGAAGAGCATTATATTTCATCTTCTGAAGATGAGCAAGAGTTCT ATTTAAAGATCAATGTCTTAACCAATGATAGCATGATAGAGCTATTAAGGGTTATTAAGGACGCTGAATTAAGGTCCCAAATTATTGATAAACTTCCTATGAATTCTGAAGTAGGAACAGAGGTGgaagaaattccatctcaaaaaggacCTTACCATGTCTGA